One window of the Gambusia affinis linkage group LG01, SWU_Gaff_1.0, whole genome shotgun sequence genome contains the following:
- the csde1 gene encoding cold shock domain-containing protein E1 isoform X20, with protein sequence MSFDPGMLHNNGHTAYANGSGPGIRETGVVEKLLTSYGFIQCSERQARLFFHCSQYNGNLQELKIGDDVEFEVSSDRRTGKPIAVKLLKIKPEVLPEERISGQVVSSVPLNLDGKAAPGQVPTGSVCYERNGEVFYLTYTPDDVEGNVPLETGDKVSFYMETNKHTGAVSARNIQLVKKKQARCQGVVCATKEAFGFIERADVVKEIFFHYSEFKGDLEALQAGDDVEFTIKDRNGKEVATDVRLLPQGTVIFEDISIEQFEGTVVKVIPKVPTKNQSDPLPGRISTRIGFSEKELPFGEKDTKSKVTLLEGDHIQFNISTDRRDKLERATNIEILPDTFSLTKETREMGVIAAIRDGFGFIKCVDRDARMFFHFSEVLEESQLHISDEVEFTVVPDMLSAQRNHAVRIKKLPKGTVSFHTQSEQRFVGVVEKEVVSASNKNTSPTKGKEKEAEEGVIAYEDCGVKLTVPYHVKDLEGGSFPQAGDKVEFCINEVKRTGHQSAVSIRVLNRNASNSRRLHGFVAALKDNFGFIETANHDQEVFFHYSEMCGDVDNLELGDTVEYTLSKGKGNKVSAEKVTKVAAVNGTGDDVGVSVLTGKIIRPIRSVDPSQTEYQGLIEVTEEGEDKGQNYPFGIMGMTNKADCLQKGEHVKFQVCTVTQTGQKMACNVVPQRRAPVECVKDQFGFITYEVGESKKLFFHVKEVQDGVELQIGDEVEFSVVFNQRTAKCSACNVRRVCEGPKPVATPRPDRLVNRLKSITLDDASAPRLVILRQPRGPDNSKGFSVERKTRQPGVID encoded by the exons ATGAGTTTTGACCCAGGCATGCTTCATAACAATGGACACACTGCATATGCCAATGGCTCAGGGCCGGGCATCAGAGAAACCGGTGTGGTGGAGAAGCTGTTGACTTCCTATGGATTCATCCAGTGCTCAGAGCGCCAGGCTCGTCTTTTCTTCCATTGCTCCCAGTACAACGGGAACCTGCAGGAGCTTAAAATAGGAG ATGATGTAGAGTTTGAGGTGTCCTCTGACAGGCGCACTGGCAAGCCCATAGCAGTGAAGCTGCTTAAGATAAAGCCAGAAGTGCTGCCAGAGGAGCGCATCTCGGGCCAG GTCGTCTCATCTGTCCCACTGAACTTGGATGGCAAAGCCGCTCCGGGTCAAGTTCCCACTGGGAGTGTATGTTATGAAAGAAATGGA GAGGTTTTTTATCTGACCTATACTCCTGATGATGTGGAGGGAAATGTCCCTTTGGAGACAGGCGACAAAGTCAGCTTTTACATGGAGACAAACAAGCA tacTGGTGCAGTGAGCGCTCGCAATATTCAGCTTGTGAAGAAAAAGCAGGCGAGGTGCCAGGGTGTGGTATGTGCTACAAAG GAGGCCTTTGGGTTCATTGAGAGGGCAGATGTGGTGAAGGAGATCTTTTTTCACTACAGCGAGTTTAAGGGAGACCTGGAGGCTCTTCAGGCTGGAGATGATGTGGAGTTCACCatcaaagacagaaat GGCAAGGAAGTGGCTACAGACGTGCGCCTTCTCCCTCAAGGGACCGTCATCTTTGAAGACATAAGCATTGAGCAATTCGAAGGCACTGTTGTTAAAGTTATTCCCAAGGTTCCTACGAAAAACCAG AGTGACCCTCTGCCTGGGCGCATTAGTACGAGGATTGGTTTCTCTGAGAAGGAGCTTCCTTTTGGAGAGAAGGACACAAAGTCTAAGGTGACTCTTTTGGAAGGAGACCACATTCAGTTTAATATCTCCACTGACCGCAGAGACAAACTAGAGAGGGCTACAAACATCGAAATTCTCCCAGACACCTTCAGCCTGACCAAGGAGACCCGTGAAATG GGCGTGATTGCAGCCATTCGCGACGGCTTTGGCTTCATAAAGTGCGTGGATCGAGATGCCCGAATGTTCTTCCACTTCAGCGAGGTCCTGGAGGAGAGCCAACTGCACATCTCGGATGAAGTGGAGTTCACTGTTGTGCCT GATATGCTGTCTGCTCAGAGAAACCATGCGGTTCGCATTAAGAAGCTTCCCAAAGGGACAGTGTCCTTCCATACTCAGTCTGAGCAGAGGTTTGTGGGTGTTGTGGAGAAGGAAGTCGTGTCAGCCTCCAACAAGAACACAAGCCCCACCAAGGGAAAGGAGAAG GAAGCTGAGGAGGGAGTGATTGCATATGAAGATTGTGGGGTGAAGCTCACTGTGCCGTATCATGTCAAAGACCTGGAGGGAGGAAGTTTCCCTCAAGCTGGAGACAAG GTGGAGTTCTGCATCAATGAAGTGAAGCGAACGGGCCATCAGAGCGCAGTTTCCATCAGGGTTCTCAACCGCAACGCCTCCAACTCCAGACGACTGCATGGATTTGTTGCTGCACTGAAGGATAACTTTGGCTTCATTGAGACAGCAAACCATGACCAGGAAGTTTTCTTTCACTACAG tgaaatGTGTGGGGATGTGGATAATTTGGAGCTGGGTGACACGGTGGAATATACTCTCTCTAAGGGGAAAGGAAACAAAGTTAGTGCTGAAAAGGTTACCAAGGTGGCTGCAG tgaACGGTACTGGTGACGATGTTGGTGTGTCCGTGTTGACGGGAAAAATCATCCGTCCCATTCGCAGCGTGGATCCCTCCCAGACTGAATACCAAGGACTCATTGAAGTGACTGAGGAAG GTGAAGATAAGGGGCAGAACTATCCCTTTGGAATCATGGGGATGACGAACAAGGCCGACTGCCTGCAGAAGGGGGAACATGTTAAGTTCCAAGTTTGCACAGTCACCCAGACTGGTCAGAAGATGGCGTGCAACGTCGTTCCTCAGCGCAGAGCTCCAGTGGAATGCGTCAAGGACCAG TTTGGCTTCATTACGTACGAGGTTGGAGAGAGCAAGAAGCTGTTCTTCCATGTGAAAGAAGTGCAGGACGGCGTGGAGCTCCAGATCGGAGACGAGGTGGAGTTTTCCGTCGTCTTCAATCAACGCACTGCAAAATGTAGCGCCTGCAACGTACGAAGAGTTTG TGAGGGACCCAAACCGGTGGCCACGCCACGTCCCGACCGCCTGGTGAACCGATTGAAGAGCATCACTCTGGATGACGCCAGCGCTCCTCGTCTGGTCATCCTACGGCAGCCTCGGGGTCCCGACAATTCAAAG GGCTTCAGTGTGGAGCGGAAGACTCGGCAGCCTGGAGTCATTGACTGA
- the csde1 gene encoding cold shock domain-containing protein E1 isoform X18, producing the protein MSFDPGMLHNNGHTAYANGSGPGIRETGVVEKLLTSYGFIQCSERQARLFFHCSQYNGNLQELKIGDDVEFEVSSDRRTGKPIAVKLLKIKPEVLPEERISGQVVSSVPLNLDGKAAPGQVPTGSVCYERNGEVFYLTYTPDDVEGNVPLETGDKVSFYMETNKHTGAVSARNIQLVKKKQARCQGVVCATKEAFGFIERADVVKEIFFHYSEFKGDLEALQAGDDVEFTIKDRNGKEVATDVRLLPQGTVIFEDISIEQFEGTVVKVIPKVPTKNQSDPLPGRISTRIGFSEKELPFGEKDTKSKVTLLEGDHIQFNISTDRRDKLERATNIEILPDTFSLTKETREMGVIAAIRDGFGFIKCVDRDARMFFHFSEVLEESQLHISDEVEFTVVPVGSVKLFTKDMLSAQRNHAVRIKKLPKGTVSFHTQSEQRFVGVVEKEVVSASNKNTSPTKGKEKEAEEGVIAYEDCGVKLTVPYHVKDLEGGSFPQAGDKVEFCINEVKRTGHQSAVSIRVLNRNASNSRRLHGFVAALKDNFGFIETANHDQEVFFHYSEMCGDVDNLELGDTVEYTLSKGKGNKVSAEKVTKVAAVNGTGDDVGVSVLTGKIIRPIRSVDPSQTEYQGLIEVTEEGEDKGQNYPFGIMGMTNKADCLQKGEHVKFQVCTVTQTGQKMACNVVPQRRAPVECVKDQFGFITYEVGESKKLFFHVKEVQDGVELQIGDEVEFSVVFNQRTAKCSACNVRRVCEGPKPVATPRPDRLVNRLKSITLDDASAPRLVILRQPRGPDNSKGFSVERKTRQPGVID; encoded by the exons ATGAGTTTTGACCCAGGCATGCTTCATAACAATGGACACACTGCATATGCCAATGGCTCAGGGCCGGGCATCAGAGAAACCGGTGTGGTGGAGAAGCTGTTGACTTCCTATGGATTCATCCAGTGCTCAGAGCGCCAGGCTCGTCTTTTCTTCCATTGCTCCCAGTACAACGGGAACCTGCAGGAGCTTAAAATAGGAG ATGATGTAGAGTTTGAGGTGTCCTCTGACAGGCGCACTGGCAAGCCCATAGCAGTGAAGCTGCTTAAGATAAAGCCAGAAGTGCTGCCAGAGGAGCGCATCTCGGGCCAG GTCGTCTCATCTGTCCCACTGAACTTGGATGGCAAAGCCGCTCCGGGTCAAGTTCCCACTGGGAGTGTATGTTATGAAAGAAATGGA GAGGTTTTTTATCTGACCTATACTCCTGATGATGTGGAGGGAAATGTCCCTTTGGAGACAGGCGACAAAGTCAGCTTTTACATGGAGACAAACAAGCA tacTGGTGCAGTGAGCGCTCGCAATATTCAGCTTGTGAAGAAAAAGCAGGCGAGGTGCCAGGGTGTGGTATGTGCTACAAAG GAGGCCTTTGGGTTCATTGAGAGGGCAGATGTGGTGAAGGAGATCTTTTTTCACTACAGCGAGTTTAAGGGAGACCTGGAGGCTCTTCAGGCTGGAGATGATGTGGAGTTCACCatcaaagacagaaat GGCAAGGAAGTGGCTACAGACGTGCGCCTTCTCCCTCAAGGGACCGTCATCTTTGAAGACATAAGCATTGAGCAATTCGAAGGCACTGTTGTTAAAGTTATTCCCAAGGTTCCTACGAAAAACCAG AGTGACCCTCTGCCTGGGCGCATTAGTACGAGGATTGGTTTCTCTGAGAAGGAGCTTCCTTTTGGAGAGAAGGACACAAAGTCTAAGGTGACTCTTTTGGAAGGAGACCACATTCAGTTTAATATCTCCACTGACCGCAGAGACAAACTAGAGAGGGCTACAAACATCGAAATTCTCCCAGACACCTTCAGCCTGACCAAGGAGACCCGTGAAATG GGCGTGATTGCAGCCATTCGCGACGGCTTTGGCTTCATAAAGTGCGTGGATCGAGATGCCCGAATGTTCTTCCACTTCAGCGAGGTCCTGGAGGAGAGCCAACTGCACATCTCGGATGAAGTGGAGTTCACTGTTGTGCCTGTAGGTTCTGTTAAGCTTTTCACAAAA GATATGCTGTCTGCTCAGAGAAACCATGCGGTTCGCATTAAGAAGCTTCCCAAAGGGACAGTGTCCTTCCATACTCAGTCTGAGCAGAGGTTTGTGGGTGTTGTGGAGAAGGAAGTCGTGTCAGCCTCCAACAAGAACACAAGCCCCACCAAGGGAAAGGAGAAG GAAGCTGAGGAGGGAGTGATTGCATATGAAGATTGTGGGGTGAAGCTCACTGTGCCGTATCATGTCAAAGACCTGGAGGGAGGAAGTTTCCCTCAAGCTGGAGACAAG GTGGAGTTCTGCATCAATGAAGTGAAGCGAACGGGCCATCAGAGCGCAGTTTCCATCAGGGTTCTCAACCGCAACGCCTCCAACTCCAGACGACTGCATGGATTTGTTGCTGCACTGAAGGATAACTTTGGCTTCATTGAGACAGCAAACCATGACCAGGAAGTTTTCTTTCACTACAG tgaaatGTGTGGGGATGTGGATAATTTGGAGCTGGGTGACACGGTGGAATATACTCTCTCTAAGGGGAAAGGAAACAAAGTTAGTGCTGAAAAGGTTACCAAGGTGGCTGCAG tgaACGGTACTGGTGACGATGTTGGTGTGTCCGTGTTGACGGGAAAAATCATCCGTCCCATTCGCAGCGTGGATCCCTCCCAGACTGAATACCAAGGACTCATTGAAGTGACTGAGGAAG GTGAAGATAAGGGGCAGAACTATCCCTTTGGAATCATGGGGATGACGAACAAGGCCGACTGCCTGCAGAAGGGGGAACATGTTAAGTTCCAAGTTTGCACAGTCACCCAGACTGGTCAGAAGATGGCGTGCAACGTCGTTCCTCAGCGCAGAGCTCCAGTGGAATGCGTCAAGGACCAG TTTGGCTTCATTACGTACGAGGTTGGAGAGAGCAAGAAGCTGTTCTTCCATGTGAAAGAAGTGCAGGACGGCGTGGAGCTCCAGATCGGAGACGAGGTGGAGTTTTCCGTCGTCTTCAATCAACGCACTGCAAAATGTAGCGCCTGCAACGTACGAAGAGTTTG TGAGGGACCCAAACCGGTGGCCACGCCACGTCCCGACCGCCTGGTGAACCGATTGAAGAGCATCACTCTGGATGACGCCAGCGCTCCTCGTCTGGTCATCCTACGGCAGCCTCGGGGTCCCGACAATTCAAAG GGCTTCAGTGTGGAGCGGAAGACTCGGCAGCCTGGAGTCATTGACTGA
- the csde1 gene encoding cold shock domain-containing protein E1 isoform X14 — MSFDPGMLHNNGHTAYANGSGPGIRETGVVEKLLTSYGFIQCSERQARLFFHCSQYNGNLQELKIGDDVEFEVSSDRRTGKPIAVKLLKIKPEVLPEERISGQVGPDLHVYPFTVLHGYIHPVVSSVPLNLDGKAAPGQVPTGSVCYERNGEVFYLTYTPDDVEGNVPLETGDKVSFYMETNKHTGAVSARNIQLVKKKQARCQGVVCATKEAFGFIERADVVKEIFFHYSEFKGDLEALQAGDDVEFTIKDRNGKEVATDVRLLPQGTVIFEDISIEQFEGTVVKVIPKVPTKNQSDPLPGRISTRIGFSEKELPFGEKDTKSKVTLLEGDHIQFNISTDRRDKLERATNIEILPDTFSLTKETREMGVIAAIRDGFGFIKCVDRDARMFFHFSEVLEESQLHISDEVEFTVVPVGSVKLFTKDMLSAQRNHAVRIKKLPKGTVSFHTQSEQRFVGVVEKEVVSASNKNTSPTKGKEKEAEEGVIAYEDCGVKLTVPYHVKDLEGGSFPQAGDKVEFCINEVKRTGHQSAVSIRVLNRNASNSRRLHGFVAALKDNFGFIETANHDQEVFFHYSEMCGDVDNLELGDTVEYTLSKGKGNKVSAEKVTKVAAVNGTGDDVGVSVLTGKIIRPIRSVDPSQTEYQGLIEVTEEGEDKGQNYPFGIMGMTNKADCLQKGEHVKFQVCTVTQTGQKMACNVVPQRRAPVECVKDQFGFITYEVGESKKLFFHVKEVQDGVELQIGDEVEFSVVFNQRTAKCSACNVRRVCEGPKPVATPRPDRLVNRLKSITLDDASAPRLVILRQPRGPDNSKGFSVERKTRQPGVID; from the exons ATGAGTTTTGACCCAGGCATGCTTCATAACAATGGACACACTGCATATGCCAATGGCTCAGGGCCGGGCATCAGAGAAACCGGTGTGGTGGAGAAGCTGTTGACTTCCTATGGATTCATCCAGTGCTCAGAGCGCCAGGCTCGTCTTTTCTTCCATTGCTCCCAGTACAACGGGAACCTGCAGGAGCTTAAAATAGGAG ATGATGTAGAGTTTGAGGTGTCCTCTGACAGGCGCACTGGCAAGCCCATAGCAGTGAAGCTGCTTAAGATAAAGCCAGAAGTGCTGCCAGAGGAGCGCATCTCGGGCCAGGTGGGGCCAGACCTGCACGTCTATCCCTTTACTGTGCTGCATGGTTATATTCATCCA GTCGTCTCATCTGTCCCACTGAACTTGGATGGCAAAGCCGCTCCGGGTCAAGTTCCCACTGGGAGTGTATGTTATGAAAGAAATGGA GAGGTTTTTTATCTGACCTATACTCCTGATGATGTGGAGGGAAATGTCCCTTTGGAGACAGGCGACAAAGTCAGCTTTTACATGGAGACAAACAAGCA tacTGGTGCAGTGAGCGCTCGCAATATTCAGCTTGTGAAGAAAAAGCAGGCGAGGTGCCAGGGTGTGGTATGTGCTACAAAG GAGGCCTTTGGGTTCATTGAGAGGGCAGATGTGGTGAAGGAGATCTTTTTTCACTACAGCGAGTTTAAGGGAGACCTGGAGGCTCTTCAGGCTGGAGATGATGTGGAGTTCACCatcaaagacagaaat GGCAAGGAAGTGGCTACAGACGTGCGCCTTCTCCCTCAAGGGACCGTCATCTTTGAAGACATAAGCATTGAGCAATTCGAAGGCACTGTTGTTAAAGTTATTCCCAAGGTTCCTACGAAAAACCAG AGTGACCCTCTGCCTGGGCGCATTAGTACGAGGATTGGTTTCTCTGAGAAGGAGCTTCCTTTTGGAGAGAAGGACACAAAGTCTAAGGTGACTCTTTTGGAAGGAGACCACATTCAGTTTAATATCTCCACTGACCGCAGAGACAAACTAGAGAGGGCTACAAACATCGAAATTCTCCCAGACACCTTCAGCCTGACCAAGGAGACCCGTGAAATG GGCGTGATTGCAGCCATTCGCGACGGCTTTGGCTTCATAAAGTGCGTGGATCGAGATGCCCGAATGTTCTTCCACTTCAGCGAGGTCCTGGAGGAGAGCCAACTGCACATCTCGGATGAAGTGGAGTTCACTGTTGTGCCTGTAGGTTCTGTTAAGCTTTTCACAAAA GATATGCTGTCTGCTCAGAGAAACCATGCGGTTCGCATTAAGAAGCTTCCCAAAGGGACAGTGTCCTTCCATACTCAGTCTGAGCAGAGGTTTGTGGGTGTTGTGGAGAAGGAAGTCGTGTCAGCCTCCAACAAGAACACAAGCCCCACCAAGGGAAAGGAGAAG GAAGCTGAGGAGGGAGTGATTGCATATGAAGATTGTGGGGTGAAGCTCACTGTGCCGTATCATGTCAAAGACCTGGAGGGAGGAAGTTTCCCTCAAGCTGGAGACAAG GTGGAGTTCTGCATCAATGAAGTGAAGCGAACGGGCCATCAGAGCGCAGTTTCCATCAGGGTTCTCAACCGCAACGCCTCCAACTCCAGACGACTGCATGGATTTGTTGCTGCACTGAAGGATAACTTTGGCTTCATTGAGACAGCAAACCATGACCAGGAAGTTTTCTTTCACTACAG tgaaatGTGTGGGGATGTGGATAATTTGGAGCTGGGTGACACGGTGGAATATACTCTCTCTAAGGGGAAAGGAAACAAAGTTAGTGCTGAAAAGGTTACCAAGGTGGCTGCAG tgaACGGTACTGGTGACGATGTTGGTGTGTCCGTGTTGACGGGAAAAATCATCCGTCCCATTCGCAGCGTGGATCCCTCCCAGACTGAATACCAAGGACTCATTGAAGTGACTGAGGAAG GTGAAGATAAGGGGCAGAACTATCCCTTTGGAATCATGGGGATGACGAACAAGGCCGACTGCCTGCAGAAGGGGGAACATGTTAAGTTCCAAGTTTGCACAGTCACCCAGACTGGTCAGAAGATGGCGTGCAACGTCGTTCCTCAGCGCAGAGCTCCAGTGGAATGCGTCAAGGACCAG TTTGGCTTCATTACGTACGAGGTTGGAGAGAGCAAGAAGCTGTTCTTCCATGTGAAAGAAGTGCAGGACGGCGTGGAGCTCCAGATCGGAGACGAGGTGGAGTTTTCCGTCGTCTTCAATCAACGCACTGCAAAATGTAGCGCCTGCAACGTACGAAGAGTTTG TGAGGGACCCAAACCGGTGGCCACGCCACGTCCCGACCGCCTGGTGAACCGATTGAAGAGCATCACTCTGGATGACGCCAGCGCTCCTCGTCTGGTCATCCTACGGCAGCCTCGGGGTCCCGACAATTCAAAG GGCTTCAGTGTGGAGCGGAAGACTCGGCAGCCTGGAGTCATTGACTGA
- the csde1 gene encoding cold shock domain-containing protein E1 isoform X9 has protein sequence MGSPWKGFVEFTLPASPPTTFVSADLSSTSPVGLSLSPYGRSMSFDPGMLHNNGHTAYANGSGPGIRETGVVEKLLTSYGFIQCSERQARLFFHCSQYNGNLQELKIGDDVEFEVSSDRRTGKPIAVKLLKIKPEVLPEERISGQVGPDLHVYPFTVLHGYIHPVVSSVPLNLDGKAAPGQVPTGSVCYERNGEVFYLTYTPDDVEGNVPLETGDKVSFYMETNKHTGAVSARNIQLVKKKQARCQGVVCATKEAFGFIERADVVKEIFFHYSEFKGDLEALQAGDDVEFTIKDRNGKEVATDVRLLPQGTVIFEDISIEQFEGTVVKVIPKVPTKNQSDPLPGRISTRIGFSEKELPFGEKDTKSKVTLLEGDHIQFNISTDRRDKLERATNIEILPDTFSLTKETREMGVIAAIRDGFGFIKCVDRDARMFFHFSEVLEESQLHISDEVEFTVVPVGSVKLFTKDMLSAQRNHAVRIKKLPKGTVSFHTQSEQRFVGVVEKEVVSASNKNTSPTKGKEKKKDKEAEEGVIAYEDCGVKLTVPYHVKDLEGGSFPQAGDKVEFCINEVKRTGHQSAVSIRVLNRNASNSRRLHGFVAALKDNFGFIETANHDQEVFFHYSEMCGDVDNLELGDTVEYTLSKGKGNKVSAEKVTKVAAVNGTGDDVGVSVLTGKIIRPIRSVDPSQTEYQGLIEVTEEGEDKGQNYPFGIMGMTNKADCLQKGEHVKFQVCTVTQTGQKMACNVVPQRRAPVECVKDQFGFITYEVGESKKLFFHVKEVQDGVELQIGDEVEFSVVFNQRTAKCSACNVRRVCEGPKPVATPRPDRLVNRLKSITLDDASAPRLVILRQPRGPDNSKGFSVERKTRQPGVID, from the exons ATGAGTTTTGACCCAGGCATGCTTCATAACAATGGACACACTGCATATGCCAATGGCTCAGGGCCGGGCATCAGAGAAACCGGTGTGGTGGAGAAGCTGTTGACTTCCTATGGATTCATCCAGTGCTCAGAGCGCCAGGCTCGTCTTTTCTTCCATTGCTCCCAGTACAACGGGAACCTGCAGGAGCTTAAAATAGGAG ATGATGTAGAGTTTGAGGTGTCCTCTGACAGGCGCACTGGCAAGCCCATAGCAGTGAAGCTGCTTAAGATAAAGCCAGAAGTGCTGCCAGAGGAGCGCATCTCGGGCCAGGTGGGGCCAGACCTGCACGTCTATCCCTTTACTGTGCTGCATGGTTATATTCATCCA GTCGTCTCATCTGTCCCACTGAACTTGGATGGCAAAGCCGCTCCGGGTCAAGTTCCCACTGGGAGTGTATGTTATGAAAGAAATGGA GAGGTTTTTTATCTGACCTATACTCCTGATGATGTGGAGGGAAATGTCCCTTTGGAGACAGGCGACAAAGTCAGCTTTTACATGGAGACAAACAAGCA tacTGGTGCAGTGAGCGCTCGCAATATTCAGCTTGTGAAGAAAAAGCAGGCGAGGTGCCAGGGTGTGGTATGTGCTACAAAG GAGGCCTTTGGGTTCATTGAGAGGGCAGATGTGGTGAAGGAGATCTTTTTTCACTACAGCGAGTTTAAGGGAGACCTGGAGGCTCTTCAGGCTGGAGATGATGTGGAGTTCACCatcaaagacagaaat GGCAAGGAAGTGGCTACAGACGTGCGCCTTCTCCCTCAAGGGACCGTCATCTTTGAAGACATAAGCATTGAGCAATTCGAAGGCACTGTTGTTAAAGTTATTCCCAAGGTTCCTACGAAAAACCAG AGTGACCCTCTGCCTGGGCGCATTAGTACGAGGATTGGTTTCTCTGAGAAGGAGCTTCCTTTTGGAGAGAAGGACACAAAGTCTAAGGTGACTCTTTTGGAAGGAGACCACATTCAGTTTAATATCTCCACTGACCGCAGAGACAAACTAGAGAGGGCTACAAACATCGAAATTCTCCCAGACACCTTCAGCCTGACCAAGGAGACCCGTGAAATG GGCGTGATTGCAGCCATTCGCGACGGCTTTGGCTTCATAAAGTGCGTGGATCGAGATGCCCGAATGTTCTTCCACTTCAGCGAGGTCCTGGAGGAGAGCCAACTGCACATCTCGGATGAAGTGGAGTTCACTGTTGTGCCTGTAGGTTCTGTTAAGCTTTTCACAAAA GATATGCTGTCTGCTCAGAGAAACCATGCGGTTCGCATTAAGAAGCTTCCCAAAGGGACAGTGTCCTTCCATACTCAGTCTGAGCAGAGGTTTGTGGGTGTTGTGGAGAAGGAAGTCGTGTCAGCCTCCAACAAGAACACAAGCCCCACCAAGGGAAAGGAGAAG AAAAAAGACAAG GAAGCTGAGGAGGGAGTGATTGCATATGAAGATTGTGGGGTGAAGCTCACTGTGCCGTATCATGTCAAAGACCTGGAGGGAGGAAGTTTCCCTCAAGCTGGAGACAAG GTGGAGTTCTGCATCAATGAAGTGAAGCGAACGGGCCATCAGAGCGCAGTTTCCATCAGGGTTCTCAACCGCAACGCCTCCAACTCCAGACGACTGCATGGATTTGTTGCTGCACTGAAGGATAACTTTGGCTTCATTGAGACAGCAAACCATGACCAGGAAGTTTTCTTTCACTACAG tgaaatGTGTGGGGATGTGGATAATTTGGAGCTGGGTGACACGGTGGAATATACTCTCTCTAAGGGGAAAGGAAACAAAGTTAGTGCTGAAAAGGTTACCAAGGTGGCTGCAG tgaACGGTACTGGTGACGATGTTGGTGTGTCCGTGTTGACGGGAAAAATCATCCGTCCCATTCGCAGCGTGGATCCCTCCCAGACTGAATACCAAGGACTCATTGAAGTGACTGAGGAAG GTGAAGATAAGGGGCAGAACTATCCCTTTGGAATCATGGGGATGACGAACAAGGCCGACTGCCTGCAGAAGGGGGAACATGTTAAGTTCCAAGTTTGCACAGTCACCCAGACTGGTCAGAAGATGGCGTGCAACGTCGTTCCTCAGCGCAGAGCTCCAGTGGAATGCGTCAAGGACCAG TTTGGCTTCATTACGTACGAGGTTGGAGAGAGCAAGAAGCTGTTCTTCCATGTGAAAGAAGTGCAGGACGGCGTGGAGCTCCAGATCGGAGACGAGGTGGAGTTTTCCGTCGTCTTCAATCAACGCACTGCAAAATGTAGCGCCTGCAACGTACGAAGAGTTTG TGAGGGACCCAAACCGGTGGCCACGCCACGTCCCGACCGCCTGGTGAACCGATTGAAGAGCATCACTCTGGATGACGCCAGCGCTCCTCGTCTGGTCATCCTACGGCAGCCTCGGGGTCCCGACAATTCAAAG GGCTTCAGTGTGGAGCGGAAGACTCGGCAGCCTGGAGTCATTGACTGA